TACCAGAACCTCTGACAATCGATGAGTCGACCCCACAACGCAGAAAAAGAAAAACCAAAACCCAGGAGGTGAACGTCGCCGTGAACTCATAACCATCGCCAGACAGGGTGGGGAGTTACCCTTCGGCTTTTGTTTGTTGCTGACCCCATGGTACCAAAACAGAGAGGAGATCGCCACATTTATTTTTGATATCAACGTTTTATGATGAAAATATACCACCCTCGGGTGAAATTCCTCGCCTCGAGCCCAAATACCCACATAAAGCCCTCCTTACTGGCCAAGCCATGGGGTAAACTCGCCTCCCCACACCCAGAAAAGCCCTCGCCAGTCTGACTCCGCTGGTAGCACAAACGGCTCGGAACACGGAGGAGAGGCCTCAGAGGCGAAAAGATAGGAGGTCCCTTTTGGCAAAAAGAGATTGCAAGACCTCTTCTTTGGGAGGGACTGAATCTCCAGGTCGGGAGTCGTTAAGGAAGACCATCCACCCTGGAAAGATGGGCCGCGGCCACATCCATCCGGGCCGTTGACCTTTGTGTCTGAACTCTGCTATATTCGCGGTGGCAGCTAACGTGAAGAGGGACCTGATGGCGGTTTCGTAATTCTTCCCGGCTGGTAAGCAGAAGAGAGTTGTCCCGCACAGAGCCTTTGTTGATGAAGCGCTTCCCCCCCTTTGAGGGAAGCATGGGTTAGCTGGTCGAGCCGGCCCGAAGGGGGGCGACAATCCTAACTGGAGGTGAGAAGAAGTGAAAGAGATCAAAGAGCCGTCGAGAACCGTTCCTGTTATGGCGGAGACGGATGTTCTGGTGGTGGGAAGCGGTCCCGGGGGCCTGGCCGCTGCTCTGGCATCGGCCAGGGAAGGCGTGGATACCATGCTGGTAGAGAGATATGGTTGCTTTGGAGGGAATATCACCCAGGCTCAGGTAGAGTCTATCGCATGGTACAGGCATGAGGGGACGGTTGAGGCGGGAGGGATAGGTGTTGAGTTTGAAAGACGCGCCAAGGAGATGGGGGGAACCCACAGGGACTATGAATCCCTGGGGGAGTATCTCGATGCCGACTATTTCAAGTATGTGGCCGACAAGATGGTGCAGGAGGCAGCTATCGTCCCTCTTCTTCACTGCTTTGCCGTCGATACGATCATGGAGGGAAACACCATCAAGGGGGTCATCACGGAAAGCAAATCCGGAAGGCAGGCCATACTGGCCAAGAGAGTTATCGATGCTACGGGTGATGCGGACATAGCCTACCACGCAGGCGCTCCACACCGCAAAGCCTCAAAGCAGGAGCTCATGTCTGTGACGGTGAGCTTCGGGTGCAGCGGGGTCGACGTCGAGAGATTTCTCCAATACGTGGAGCAACTCCGTCCCCGCTTGCGCGACTGGGCAAGAGAGACCTCTGGGAAAGAGGACGATCTTTTCAGCCCTTATATGGACGAACCTTTCAGGAAGGCCAGAGAGGCCGGTGAGATCCCTGAGGACATATGGATAGAGGCTTTCTGGCATAGTCTCACCGAGGAAGGAGAGGCCAAGCACATAAATGCGGTTCGTGTCCTGGGTATAGATCCCACGGACGTCTGGGACCTGACTAGGGCGGAGATGGAAGGGAGGCAGCATGCCATGTGGTGTCTGGAGGCCCTGAGAAAGTATGCTCCTGGATTCGAAAGGGCCAAACTCAGGACCTTTGGTTCGTCTCTGGGCACCAGGGAATCGAGAAAGATAATCGGCAAGTATAATATTACCGAACAGGACGTGAGAAACGAAGCACGTTTTGAGGATTCTATCGGCATATTTCCGGAATTTCTCGACGCATACGGCCTGGTAATCATCCCTACCACTGGGAGATACTTTCACGTTCCCTATGGCATCATACTCCCAAAGAAGGTGGAGAACCTCCTGGTTGCCGGTCGGTGTGTGGCAGGAGACAAAATCTCCCATGCAGCCACCCGCCAGATGATGTGTTGCACTGTTACGGGCCAGGGGGCAGGGGTGGCTGCCGCGGTTTCGCTAAAGGAGAATGTTGAGTGCAGAGGGGTCGATGTCTCCAAGGTTCAGAAGGCACTGGAAAGACAGGGCGTCAGGATCCGTTAGAGCCTCCTTTGCGGAGTCGGCAGTAGAGGGCAGTGTGGAGATTCTCTGATATGATCAGGCCTCTGGCCCAGTCGAGGGCTCTGGGCCTGCGAGGGCGGGCTCGGGAGAAGAGAGAACAGAGGGGAGGTGGAACGTATGAAGCGTCAATTGAAGGCAGGTAAACGGCACAGTGGGGGGTTCAGCCTGAACACCTTGACCGACGATGAGGTCTATGAGATTCACCTGGCAACACTCGAAGCGCTTCAGAAGACGGGTGTTTTTGTCGAAGACGAGGAGGCTCTGGAGGTGTTCGGGAGCGCGGGAGCCCTTGTGGATCCGAAAAAGAAGATCGTCAAGATACCACCCTATCTGGTGGAAGACTCGATCCGCTCGGCGCCGGAAACCTTTGTCGCCTGTGGTCGCACCCCTGACAGGGATATTGTCCTGGAGCATAATCGGGTCTCCTTCACCAATTTCGGCGAGGGGATCATGTTTGTCGACCCCTACACCGGCGAGTACCGTAAGTCGGTCAAGGCGGACACGGAAAAGGCCGCTCGCCTCATCGACTACCTGGACAACATCGCCACCTATGAAAGGGCCATGTGCTCTCATGACAAGCCCCCTGCGGTCCAGTCCCTCCATAATGCCGAGGCCTCCCTGACGAATACGACCAAGCATCACTGGCTGGGCCCCCAGGACGGCTATCTGGCAAGGAAGATCGTGGAGATCCTCTCTGCCATCGTGGGAGGCAAGGAGAGGCTGAAACAACGCCCTTTGCTCACCTTTGTGACATGCCCGGTGAGCCCCCTCAAGCTCGTCAGACACCACTGCGAGATAATCATGGAGGCGGCCAGGAACGGCCTTGCCGTCAACATCATAGGAATGGCCATGGCAGGAGGGTCGGCTC
This DNA window, taken from Deltaproteobacteria bacterium, encodes the following:
- a CDS encoding FAD-dependent oxidoreductase, with amino-acid sequence MAETDVLVVGSGPGGLAAALASAREGVDTMLVERYGCFGGNITQAQVESIAWYRHEGTVEAGGIGVEFERRAKEMGGTHRDYESLGEYLDADYFKYVADKMVQEAAIVPLLHCFAVDTIMEGNTIKGVITESKSGRQAILAKRVIDATGDADIAYHAGAPHRKASKQELMSVTVSFGCSGVDVERFLQYVEQLRPRLRDWARETSGKEDDLFSPYMDEPFRKAREAGEIPEDIWIEAFWHSLTEEGEAKHINAVRVLGIDPTDVWDLTRAEMEGRQHAMWCLEALRKYAPGFERAKLRTFGSSLGTRESRKIIGKYNITEQDVRNEARFEDSIGIFPEFLDAYGLVIIPTTGRYFHVPYGIILPKKVENLLVAGRCVAGDKISHAATRQMMCCTVTGQGAGVAAAVSLKENVECRGVDVSKVQKALERQGVRIR
- a CDS encoding trimethylamine methyltransferase family protein produces the protein MKRQLKAGKRHSGGFSLNTLTDDEVYEIHLATLEALQKTGVFVEDEEALEVFGSAGALVDPKKKIVKIPPYLVEDSIRSAPETFVACGRTPDRDIVLEHNRVSFTNFGEGIMFVDPYTGEYRKSVKADTEKAARLIDYLDNIATYERAMCSHDKPPAVQSLHNAEASLTNTTKHHWLGPQDGYLARKIVEILSAIVGGKERLKQRPLLTFVTCPVSPLKLVRHHCEIIMEAARNGLAVNIIGMAMAGGSAPIHLAGTLVLQNCEVLSSLVLNQLTCKGSPFVYGSSTCPLDLRAATSSVGCPELGMISAGVARLAQYYQLPCFVAGG